A genomic window from Archaeoglobus profundus DSM 5631 includes:
- the cofC gene encoding 2-phospho-L-lactate guanylyltransferase, giving the protein MLVLIPFKPVNPKTRLSKVMRKNERENFARCMLLDVLDALSSFDCDIKIISTHPFKIESYDVVVDSRELDDAINSRIEGETAVIMSDIPLINSRILRRFFESEGDVVIAPGRKGGTNMIIIRDRKFKVRYYYCSFLRHLEFAKSLDLKCTVFDSFYASVDIDTPDDLLELMIHGEGKKSYEFLYSIGFRIKYEKEPKLVRISNTFP; this is encoded by the coding sequence TGCTCGTACTAATACCTTTCAAACCCGTTAACCCTAAGACGAGGCTGAGTAAGGTTATGAGAAAAAATGAAAGAGAAAATTTTGCGAGGTGCATGCTCTTGGATGTTTTAGACGCTTTGAGTAGCTTCGATTGTGATATAAAAATCATCTCAACGCATCCCTTCAAAATTGAAAGTTATGATGTTGTAGTTGACAGCAGAGAGCTCGATGATGCCATAAATTCAAGGATTGAAGGAGAGACAGCTGTGATAATGTCTGACATCCCTTTAATAAATTCCAGAATACTCAGAAGGTTTTTCGAAAGCGAGGGAGATGTGGTCATAGCTCCGGGGAGAAAGGGAGGAACAAACATGATAATCATCAGAGATAGGAAATTTAAGGTCAGATACTACTACTGTAGCTTCTTAAGACATTTGGAGTTTGCAAAGAGTTTGGATCTGAAATGTACAGTCTTTGACTCGTTCTATGCAAGCGTTGACATAGATACGCCAGACGATTTACTCGAGCTGATGATACATGGAGAGGGAAAGAAATCTTACGAGTTCCTCTACTCTATCGGTTTCAGGATAAAATATGAGAAAGAACCAAAGCTTGTCAGGATCTCGAATACTTTCCCATGA
- a CDS encoding YbhB/YbcL family Raf kinase inhibitor-like protein, with product MRWITALILAFLIFGCAQKSVEKVDVKSVFENGEFIPKKYTCDGDDINPPLILKNLDPKAKSIVIIVEDPDAPMGTFTHWIIYNVPPISEIPEGIPRGKLIEKPFKAMQGKNDFGFYGYGGPCPPSGVHRYYFKVYVLDTVLEWKEYSKDELKRAIENHVIQYGEIMGKYSRS from the coding sequence TTAATTTTGGCTTTCCTCATCTTTGGATGTGCTCAGAAGAGTGTTGAAAAAGTAGATGTTAAATCAGTCTTCGAGAACGGTGAATTCATCCCAAAAAAGTATACATGTGACGGAGACGACATAAATCCGCCTTTGATTTTGAAAAATTTGGATCCTAAAGCCAAAAGTATTGTCATCATAGTTGAAGACCCCGATGCTCCCATGGGAACATTCACACACTGGATAATATACAACGTACCTCCCATAAGCGAAATCCCTGAAGGAATTCCAAGAGGTAAGTTAATAGAGAAACCCTTTAAGGCCATGCAAGGTAAAAACGACTTCGGATTCTACGGTTACGGAGGGCCTTGCCCACCTTCCGGCGTTCACAGGTACTACTTCAAAGTCTACGTTCTCGATACGGTTTTGGAATGGAAGGAATACAGTAAGGACGAGCTTAAGAGGGCTATTGAGAATCATGTGATTCAGTATGGTGAAATCATGGGAAAGTATTCGAGATCCTGA